A region of Vitis riparia cultivar Riparia Gloire de Montpellier isolate 1030 chromosome 1, EGFV_Vit.rip_1.0, whole genome shotgun sequence DNA encodes the following proteins:
- the LOC117921928 gene encoding polygalacturonase 1 beta-like protein 1, which translates to MHRQHKLLSHLFLIFLFSASFPNVALGGAGEESGKPVAGENPFTPRASLLRYWNKQIGSGLPKSTFLLSKASPLSAVESATFTKLASQNALSDNLPAFCKSANLLCFPDLGQSLEKHDASSNFAVYSNKNFTNYGTDGLGGTDAFTKYSEGVNLPVDAFKRYSRDSVGNNDKFDNYGREGNVVDQSFSGYGAGATGGSGEFKKYNEEVNVPNLRFNSYTDDGNGRQQSFTSYTNETNSGDESFSSYGKNGNGSPNEFTSYGSSSNVIGSTFTGYGETGNSANDTFKSYGFDGNVPENNFKKYGDGGNAGTDTFISYRDQSNVGDDSFKSYAKNSNSAEVDFVNYGKSFNEGTDTFAGYGKGATNHKINFKIYGVNNTFTDYAKKGISFSRYTNKSSETMTSMAVSGSSVNRWVEPGKFFRESMLKKGTVMPMPDIRDKMPKRSFLPRTISSKLPFSTSKLEEMKKIFHAAENSSMEHMFTEALDDCERAPSKGETKRCVPSIEDMIDFATTVLGRNVVVRTTQSVEGSKQNVMIGSVKGINGGQVTKSVSCHQSLFPYLLYYCHSVPKVRVYEADLLDPKTKANVNHGVAICHLDTSDWSAGHGAFVALGSGPGRIEVCHWIFENDMTWTIAD; encoded by the exons atgcaTAGACAACATAAGCTTCTGAGCcatctctttctcattttcttattctcagCTTCGTTTCCCAAT GTTGCTTTGGGCGGAGCCGGTGAGGAATCGGGCAAACCGGTGGCTGGAGAAAACCCATTCACACCCAGAGCGTCTTTGCTTCGGTATTGGAATAAGCAGATCGGCAGTGGCTTGCCAAAGTCCACCTTTCTTCTCTCCAAGGCATCCCCATTGAGCGCGGTTGAGTCGGCCACCTTTACTAAACTTGCCTCTCAAAATGCGCTTTCCGACAATCTGCCGGCGTTCTGTAAGTCTGCGAACCTGCTCTGTTTTCCCGATTTGGGCCAGAGCTTGGAGAAGCATGACGCTAGTTCCAACTTCGCCGTGTATTCGAACAAGAATTTCACCAATTACGGAACGGATGGACTCGGGGGAACGGACGCCTTCACAAAATATTCGGAGGGGGTCAATCTTCCTGTCGACGCATTCAAGCGCTATAGCCGTGACTCCGTCGGCAACAATGATAAATTCGATAATTACGGCCGCGAGGGCAACGTCGTGGATCAGAGCTTCAGCGGCTACGGTGCCGGGGCTACCGGCGGCTCTGGAGAGTTCAAGAAGTACAACGAAGAGGTTAATGTTCCCAACCTTCGATTCAACTCCTACACAGACGATGGCAATGGCCGTCAACAATCATTCACGAGTTACACAAATGAGACCAATTCTGGAGATGAGTCCTTCAGCAGCTACGGCAAGAACGGCAACGGATCTCCGAACGAGTTCACGAGTTACGGAAGCAGCTCCAACGTCATCGGCTCCACGTTCACCGGCTACGGTGAAACCGGCAACTCCGCCAACGATACGTTCAAGAGCTACGGCTTTGACGGCAACGTGCCAGAGAACAACTTCAAGAAATACGGTGATGGTGGTAATGCGGGGACCGATACTTTCATAAGTTACAGAGATCAATCCAATGTAGGAGACGACTCCTTCAAATCCTACGCCAAGAATTCCAATTCCGCAGAGGTGGATTTCGTCAACTATGGGAAATCGTTCAACGAAGGTACAGACACTTTCGCTGGGTACGGCAAGGGAGCGACGAACCACAAAATTAATTTCAAGATCTACGGCGTCAACAACACATTCACAGACTACGCTAAAAAGGGCATCTCCTTTTCAAGATACACTAACAAAAGCTCTGAAACAATGACTTCCATGGCGGTCAGTGGCAGTTCAGTAAATAGGTGGGTTGAGCCGGGTAAATTCTTCCGCGAGTCGATGCTGAAGAAAGGGACTGTGATGCCAATGCCGGACATTAGGGATAAAATGCCCAAAAGGTCGTTTTTGCCCCGCACTATTTCCTCCAAATTACCGTTTTCAACCTCCAAACTTGAGGAGATGAAGAAAATATTCCATGCCGCGGAAAACTCAAGCATGGAGCACATGTTCACAGAGGCATTAGATGACTGCGAGAGAGCACCCAGCAAAGGCGAGACCAAGCGCTGCGTCCCCTCCATCGAGGACATGATCGACTTCGCCACCACCGTCCTCGGCCGCAACGTTGTGGTTCGCACCACCCAATCCGTCGAAGGGTCAAAACAAAACGTAATGATCGGGTCGGTCAAAGGGATCAACGGTGGACAAGTCACCAAATCGGTGTCCTGCCACCAGAGCCTGTTCCCTTATCTACTCTATTACTGCCACTCCGTTCCCAAGGTTCGGGTGTATGAAGCGGACCTCCTGGACCCGAAAACCAAAGCCAACGTTAACCATGGTGTGGCCATCTGTCACTTGGACACCTCCGATTGGAGCGCGGGTCATGGTGCATTCGTGGCATTGGGTTCGGGCCCTGGCCGGATTGAAGTTTGTCACTGGATTTTCGAGAATGATATGACCTGGACCATTGCAGACTGA